The following are from one region of the Paenibacillus bovis genome:
- a CDS encoding anthranilate phosphoribosyltransferase has translation MNMTEILKEVGRGKRGSRDLNYEESLHVASMIMNRQASDVQIGAFFMAERMKMENVDELQAFVDVCRQLSRRTPLRRGGLDCAGPYDGRLKSFIAGFATSFVLAAAGVPVTLHGSEPLPPKWGVTLPVLLREMGVDTQQLTRDQALHAADETGLLFVAAEQWCPPLGDLRVLREEIGVRTVLNTAEKLMNYSQAPYLVYGVFHNTFFERMSKLLLRLDYERAFIVQGPEGSEDLFIDRPTRTYRVENGEAQLEIIDPEAYFLDMSVPEMDWTAAAQIRVTEQVLTGTADRAFIHQVLLNSAYRLYLAGRSDSIEQGVYDAKVLLESGQARQLYLRWSSLMRGEQPNMLPTGSIH, from the coding sequence ATGAATATGACCGAGATACTCAAGGAAGTCGGGCGCGGCAAACGTGGTTCCCGTGATCTGAATTACGAAGAATCACTGCATGTCGCCAGCATGATAATGAACAGACAGGCCTCCGATGTGCAGATCGGTGCCTTCTTTATGGCAGAACGCATGAAAATGGAGAATGTCGATGAATTGCAGGCTTTTGTAGATGTATGCCGTCAACTCTCCAGGCGTACACCTCTTCGCCGAGGCGGGCTGGATTGTGCCGGTCCATATGATGGACGGCTCAAATCCTTTATTGCCGGGTTCGCCACTTCTTTTGTTCTGGCAGCGGCAGGCGTACCGGTCACCCTGCACGGCAGTGAGCCGCTGCCACCCAAATGGGGCGTAACCCTGCCGGTACTGCTGCGGGAAATGGGTGTGGATACACAGCAGCTGACCCGTGATCAGGCGCTGCATGCAGCAGATGAGACCGGGTTGTTGTTCGTCGCAGCGGAGCAGTGGTGTCCGCCGCTTGGCGATCTGCGAGTGCTGCGTGAAGAAATCGGTGTGCGTACCGTGCTCAACACAGCGGAGAAGCTGATGAATTACAGTCAGGCGCCTTATCTGGTTTATGGCGTTTTTCATAATACCTTTTTTGAGCGGATGTCCAAACTGCTGCTGCGGCTGGATTATGAGCGAGCTTTTATCGTACAGGGTCCGGAAGGATCGGAAGATTTGTTTATCGACCGTCCGACCCGTACCTACCGGGTAGAGAATGGAGAGGCCCAATTGGAGATCATTGATCCCGAAGCCTACTTTCTCGATATGTCCGTACCGGAAATGGACTGGACCGCAGCGGCGCAGATCCGTGTAACCGAGCAGGTGCTGACCGGTACAGCTGATCGGGCCTTTATCCATCAGGTGCTGCTGAATAGCGCTTACCGTCTCTACCTGGCCGGCAGATCCGATTCGATTGAGCAGGGAGTCTACGATGCCAAAGTCCTGCTGGAAAGCGGACAAGCCCGCCAATTGTATCTGCGGTGGAGCAGCTTGATGCGTGGAGAGCAGCCGAATATGCTGCCAACCGGCAGTATTCATTAA
- the bacA gene encoding undecaprenyl-diphosphate phosphatase yields the protein MDIISAIIMGIIEGLTEFLPVSSTGHMILTAFLLGLDENSEQVKSFEIVVQLGAVLAVVVLYWRKFIDILMTIPDLFRGRLKQDNRPGAPHRLNILHIALAMLPAVVVGLLLHDVIKKYLFGPQTVVYSLVVGGLLMIYAEWRKGRSAGNMTVDDITYKQAFGIGLFQCLALWPGFSRSGSTISGGILLGVSHVAAAEFTFLVSVPVMFGATGYDLYKSAEFLSMDDFGFFAAGFITSFIVAMIAIKTFLNLLKRLSLTVFAIYRFVLAIVFFILLAM from the coding sequence GTGGATATTATTTCAGCCATTATTATGGGTATTATCGAAGGGCTCACCGAGTTCCTTCCCGTGTCCAGTACAGGTCATATGATCCTGACCGCTTTTTTGCTGGGACTGGACGAGAATTCCGAGCAGGTCAAATCATTTGAAATCGTTGTACAGCTCGGTGCCGTACTCGCCGTTGTAGTGCTGTACTGGCGTAAATTTATCGACATCTTGATGACCATTCCCGATCTGTTCCGTGGACGTCTCAAGCAGGACAATCGTCCGGGTGCTCCTCATCGTCTTAACATCTTACATATCGCACTGGCCATGCTGCCGGCTGTTGTAGTGGGACTGCTGCTGCATGATGTAATCAAAAAGTATCTGTTCGGCCCTCAGACGGTTGTCTACAGCCTCGTGGTCGGTGGTCTGCTGATGATCTATGCCGAGTGGCGCAAAGGCCGCAGTGCCGGCAATATGACCGTCGATGATATTACGTACAAGCAGGCTTTTGGTATCGGTCTGTTCCAGTGTCTGGCGCTGTGGCCGGGCTTCTCCCGTTCGGGATCGACGATTTCGGGTGGTATCCTGCTCGGCGTATCTCACGTCGCTGCAGCTGAATTTACCTTCCTGGTCTCTGTACCGGTTATGTTCGGTGCTACCGGCTATGATCTGTACAAGAGTGCCGAGTTCCTGAGCATGGATGACTTTGGATTCTTTGCTGCCGGATTTATCACGTCCTTTATCGTGGCGATGATCGCGATCAAGACATTCCTGAATCTGCTCAAGCGTCTGTCCCTGACTGTATTCGCCATCTACCGTTTTGTACTGGCGATTGTATTCTTTATCCTGCTGGCAATGTAA
- a CDS encoding AIM24 family protein has protein sequence MTFVINNLLDNSNTVIKEKLGSFTVLEYIKDLSTTSVTDATAQYYMSHSNMHRKQLMIELNNSEIMMKAGAMQYTVGRMEMTTGIKDAGGAVRSFFGGAASGTGAIKPLYKGTGTILLEPTYKYIWLIDVDNDEVVIEDGLFLACETSLRIGVTARSNLSSAVLGGEGLFNMSASGKGVIALEAPIPSEEAVVVELQNDELKVDGNFAMMWSNSLNFTVERSGKTRLGSAASGEGLVNVYRGTGMVWLAPLAAYS, from the coding sequence ATGACGTTTGTTATTAATAATCTGCTGGATAACAGCAATACGGTGATCAAGGAAAAACTGGGCAGCTTCACAGTACTGGAATACATAAAGGATCTGAGTACCACCTCGGTAACGGACGCTACGGCGCAGTATTATATGTCCCACAGCAATATGCATCGCAAGCAGCTTATGATCGAACTGAACAACAGCGAGATTATGATGAAAGCAGGCGCTATGCAGTATACGGTCGGCCGCATGGAGATGACGACAGGGATCAAGGACGCTGGTGGAGCTGTACGCAGCTTTTTTGGCGGAGCGGCAAGTGGCACGGGAGCGATTAAGCCTCTTTATAAAGGAACAGGTACGATTCTGCTAGAGCCTACGTACAAGTATATTTGGCTGATTGATGTGGATAATGATGAGGTCGTGATCGAAGACGGACTGTTCCTGGCCTGCGAGACATCACTGCGGATCGGCGTGACAGCGCGCAGCAATCTGTCCTCGGCTGTACTTGGCGGAGAAGGATTGTTCAATATGAGCGCCAGCGGCAAAGGGGTGATCGCTCTGGAAGCGCCGATTCCATCCGAAGAGGCTGTTGTTGTCGAGCTGCAAAATGATGAACTCAAAGTAGACGGCAACTTTGCGATGATGTGGTCGAATTCGCTGAACTTTACGGTAGAGCGCTCCGGTAAAACGCGTCTGGGATCGGCAGCTTCCGGTGAAGGACTGGTCAACGTATACCGTGGTACCGGTATGGTGTGGCTCGCACCGCTGGCTGCCTACAGCTGA
- a CDS encoding ANTAR domain-containing response regulator, giving the protein MRSLLVIRMENIINDPDQATSGLFPEIMLEENGYQVQIADGDSSARVLRLLGEADAAVLDLPIEEIPEWEKLLSQSRPIPVLWWCSPQTASSSAEACETEIAIDGILTPSMRDRELHWALHFAAKQCMERQQWASERKQLQSRLEERKWIDMAKGILADMKNISEAEAYDLLRKKAMNERKRMVDVATAIVKAHQLLQS; this is encoded by the coding sequence ATGCGTTCCTTACTCGTTATTCGAATGGAAAATATCATAAATGATCCGGATCAGGCGACATCGGGCTTGTTTCCCGAGATAATGCTGGAAGAGAACGGTTATCAGGTACAGATTGCAGATGGAGACAGCTCGGCTCGTGTGCTCCGGCTGCTCGGTGAAGCGGATGCCGCAGTACTGGATCTTCCGATCGAGGAGATTCCCGAATGGGAAAAGCTCCTGTCGCAATCCCGGCCCATACCCGTACTGTGGTGGTGCAGTCCGCAGACAGCCTCTTCCTCGGCAGAAGCCTGCGAGACCGAGATTGCGATCGATGGTATTCTGACTCCCTCCATGCGTGATCGTGAGCTGCACTGGGCACTGCATTTTGCCGCCAAACAGTGCATGGAGCGTCAGCAGTGGGCCAGTGAGCGCAAGCAGCTCCAGTCCCGGCTAGAAGAACGCAAATGGATTGATATGGCCAAAGGTATCCTGGCAGACATGAAAAACATTTCCGAAGCGGAAGCGTATGATCTGCTTCGCAAAAAGGCCATGAATGAACGCAAACGCATGGTCGACGTGGCAACAGCAATCGTCAAAGCCCATCAGCTGCTGCAATCGTAA
- the nirD gene encoding nitrite reductase small subunit NirD: MNKMQIAHISDIDIKGSRTFTLGDTEVALFRLSDGSVHAVENRCPHKGGRLSEGMVCGTTVHCPLHDWKIELRSGRVQEPDEGCVNTFPTEIDESSGSIYITLPTLAAR; this comes from the coding sequence ATGAACAAAATGCAAATCGCCCATATTTCGGATATTGATATCAAAGGATCACGTACCTTCACGCTGGGAGATACCGAAGTTGCGCTGTTTCGTCTCAGTGACGGCAGCGTTCATGCTGTCGAGAATCGCTGTCCCCACAAAGGCGGCAGGCTGTCGGAAGGCATGGTCTGCGGTACGACGGTTCACTGCCCTTTACATGACTGGAAAATCGAACTGCGCAGCGGCAGGGTACAGGAGCCGGATGAAGGCTGCGTGAATACCTTCCCCACCGAGATTGACGAAAGCAGCGGCTCGATCTATATCACCCTTCCTACGCTGGCAGCCCGCTAG
- the cobA gene encoding uroporphyrinogen-III C-methyltransferase, protein MNRTLGKVSIVGAGPGDPELITVKALRRIEQADVILYDRLVSEELLQYARADARRIYCGKSPGLHHMSQQAIHRTLLQYASAGLHVVRLKGGDPLVFGRGGEEALFLRERGINYEFIPGVTAAIGAAAGADIPLTHRGIATSFACVTASRAQPDSSSAQGGIDTIDPIGNAVRWDLLAQSVDTLAIYMGVSQLQQICSELVRYGRSPATPVAVIENGTTSVQRVLTGTLDDIYQIAEIAQLGNPALIIVGEVVRVREQLLQIQQQAQTMIG, encoded by the coding sequence ATGAATCGAACTCTGGGAAAAGTAAGTATTGTGGGCGCAGGACCGGGAGATCCGGAGCTGATCACTGTCAAAGCGCTGCGGCGGATCGAGCAGGCCGATGTGATCCTGTACGACCGGCTTGTCAGCGAGGAACTGCTCCAGTATGCACGTGCGGATGCACGGCGCATCTACTGCGGCAAATCTCCCGGTCTGCATCATATGAGCCAGCAGGCGATTCATCGCACACTGCTGCAATATGCCTCGGCAGGGCTGCATGTCGTACGGCTCAAAGGCGGCGATCCGCTCGTATTCGGACGCGGCGGCGAAGAAGCACTGTTTCTCCGGGAGCGTGGGATCAATTATGAATTTATCCCCGGTGTGACAGCTGCGATCGGCGCTGCAGCCGGTGCGGATATACCGCTGACCCATCGCGGGATTGCCACTTCTTTTGCCTGTGTGACAGCCAGCCGTGCGCAGCCGGACAGCAGCAGTGCGCAAGGCGGCATAGATACTATAGATCCCATCGGGAATGCGGTCCGCTGGGATCTGCTCGCCCAGAGTGTGGATACGCTGGCTATCTATATGGGTGTCAGCCAGCTGCAGCAGATCTGCAGCGAACTGGTTCGTTACGGTCGTTCTCCTGCTACACCGGTAGCAGTTATCGAGAATGGCACCACTTCGGTGCAGCGGGTGCTGACCGGTACACTCGATGATATCTACCAGATCGCCGAAATCGCACAGCTGGGCAATCCGGCACTCATTATCGTGGGCGAGGTTGTGCGCGTACGGGAACAGCTGCTGCAGATTCAGCAGCAGGCACAGACAATGATCGGATGA
- a CDS encoding Dps family protein, with the protein MTTVNNQTHTSETTQIDSLYNALNIQIANWSVLYTKLHNFHWYVKGENFYTLHAKFEELYTQVTVYMDDVAERLLAIGGRPVATIKEQLELSTLLEATGSESANQMVTSVVEDFATLAGEMSEAITLAEELADQPTADLLTGIRGEVEKAAWMLNAYLGR; encoded by the coding sequence ATGACAACTGTAAATAACCAAACCCATACATCCGAGACAACACAGATCGATTCCCTCTATAATGCACTGAATATCCAAATCGCCAACTGGTCTGTGTTGTACACCAAGCTGCATAACTTCCACTGGTATGTAAAAGGCGAGAATTTCTACACCCTGCATGCCAAATTCGAAGAACTGTACACTCAGGTAACTGTGTATATGGATGATGTGGCAGAGCGCCTGCTGGCTATCGGTGGCCGTCCGGTCGCTACAATCAAAGAACAGCTGGAGCTGTCCACACTGTTGGAAGCAACAGGCAGCGAATCTGCTAACCAGATGGTAACTTCGGTCGTAGAAGACTTTGCTACACTGGCTGGCGAGATGAGCGAAGCGATCACACTGGCTGAAGAGCTTGCTGATCAACCTACAGCTGACCTGTTGACCGGTATCCGTGGTGAAGTGGAAAAAGCTGCATGGATGCTGAACGCTTACCTGGGCCGTTAA
- a CDS encoding hemolysin family protein — translation MSDGGINIGLNLTLFVILIIFTAFFVVVEFAIVKVRPSRIDQLIAEGNKKARSAKEVISNLDAYLSTCQLGITITALGLGMLGEPTVEAVLEPVFHDLNVPAALSHILSYAIALILVTYFHVVVGELTPKTVALRKAELVTLYTARPIIIFNRIMYPFIWLLNGSANALCRMIGLKPASENEEAHSEEELQIILNESYESGKINQSEFGYVSRIFAFDEMIAKELMVPRTDMVCLFTDKSPAENREIIRREQYTRFPVAEGSKDNIVGMINTKQFFLAAEEQANLHVASLIHPVMSVSETIPVKDLLKRMQLEGTHIAILVDEYGGTSGMITIEDILEEIVGEIRDEFDADEEDEIQRIDENHLIVDGKVFINRVNDILNIELDDEELDTIGGWLYGQRPDLPAGAVYEFENLSIRVLRRGVRRYRKLEITRNPVASKEETHEENE, via the coding sequence TTGTCAGACGGTGGTATAAATATAGGTCTTAATCTGACCTTGTTCGTTATTTTGATTATTTTCACGGCGTTTTTCGTTGTAGTGGAATTTGCTATTGTAAAGGTACGTCCGAGCCGGATCGATCAGCTCATTGCCGAGGGTAACAAAAAAGCCCGCTCAGCCAAGGAAGTAATATCCAATCTGGATGCTTACCTGTCTACGTGTCAGCTGGGGATTACCATCACGGCGCTCGGTCTTGGTATGCTCGGGGAGCCGACTGTTGAAGCGGTACTGGAACCGGTATTCCACGATCTGAACGTGCCTGCGGCATTATCACATATTCTGTCGTACGCGATTGCTCTTATTCTGGTTACCTATTTCCACGTTGTTGTTGGTGAATTGACACCGAAAACCGTCGCTTTGCGCAAAGCCGAGCTGGTTACACTGTATACAGCACGCCCGATCATTATTTTCAACCGCATCATGTACCCGTTCATCTGGTTGCTCAATGGATCGGCGAACGCACTCTGTCGCATGATCGGTCTGAAGCCTGCCAGCGAGAATGAAGAAGCCCACTCCGAAGAAGAACTTCAGATCATTCTGAACGAGAGCTACGAGAGCGGCAAGATTAACCAGAGCGAATTTGGCTATGTTAGCCGTATCTTTGCTTTTGATGAGATGATCGCCAAGGAACTGATGGTACCGCGTACCGATATGGTCTGTCTGTTTACCGATAAATCCCCTGCAGAGAATCGCGAGATTATCCGCAGAGAACAGTACACCCGTTTCCCGGTTGCCGAAGGCAGCAAGGATAATATCGTCGGTATGATCAACACCAAGCAGTTCTTCCTCGCTGCCGAAGAGCAGGCGAATCTGCATGTGGCTTCCTTGATTCATCCGGTCATGTCGGTATCCGAGACGATTCCGGTCAAAGACCTGCTGAAACGGATGCAGCTGGAAGGCACGCATATTGCGATTCTGGTCGACGAGTACGGTGGTACATCCGGTATGATTACGATCGAGGATATTCTGGAAGAGATCGTCGGCGAGATCCGCGACGAGTTCGATGCGGACGAAGAAGATGAGATTCAGCGTATTGACGAGAACCATCTGATTGTGGACGGTAAAGTATTTATCAACCGGGTCAACGATATTCTCAATATTGAACTGGACGATGAAGAACTTGATACAATCGGTGGCTGGTTATATGGACAGCGTCCCGACCTTCCGGCAGGTGCCGTGTACGAATTCGAGAATCTGAGTATTCGCGTTCTGCGCCGCGGTGTACGTCGTTACCGCAAGCTGGAAATCACCCGTAATCCGGTCGCTTCCAAAGAAGAGACCCATGAAGAAAATGAATAA
- the nirB gene encoding nitrite reductase large subunit NirB: MRETNQPIKKLVLTGNGMAGVRMLEHLLKLAPQTYEITIFGAEPHPNYNRILLSSVLAGGADMNDIIINQLDWYTDNAITLHTGDPVVQIDSAARRVISSKGIIADYDELILATGSSAFIPPLPGSDKDGVIGFRDIRDCETMIETARTHRKAAVIGGGLLGLEAARGLLNLGMDVTVIHINEHLMDRQLDRPAGLMLQQELEAQGMKFLLQKRTVELTGKRRVQGLRFTDGSSLEADLVVMAVGIRPNIQLAQSAGLKIGRGIIVDDYMRTSVPGISAVGECAEHRGIGYGLVAPLYEQGTVLAKRLAGVETLPYEGSVTSTKLKVSGVDVFSAGEFQDTADTRSLRIQDDIDGIYKKLVMRDGRLIGAVLFGDTSDGASLFSLIKSGESVSGREKELLTGQPAAGAAAVSPLQRLEAMPDDEIICGCNGVSKATVADAVQNKGCTSMKSLKACTKASASCGGCAPLVEGLLQLYAGENAGAAVKEGICGCTSLDRDEVVSEIQRMGLKTVKEVMHVLDWSEPEGCSKCRPALNYYLGMLWPGEYEDEKESRFTNERYHANIQKDGTYSVVPRIYGGVTSPADLMKIAAVAEKYNVPLVKFTGGQRLDLLGIQKEDLPKIWEELDMPSGHAYGKTLRTVKTCVGDTFCRFGTKDAMGMGIKLEKAFERMDAPAKVKLAVSGCPRNCAESGIKDVGIVALDGAWELYVGGNGGVKIRAGELLCTVKTEDEVMEWTSAFLQYYRESARWNERTAAWVERVGLEPIKEKLADEAVRQELVSRLEETLSYTTDPWKKIIDNDNLRKNFEDLNGAAALSGSSPAGH, encoded by the coding sequence ATGAGAGAGACCAACCAACCGATCAAAAAACTGGTACTGACAGGCAATGGAATGGCTGGTGTACGCATGCTGGAACATCTGCTCAAACTGGCTCCGCAGACTTATGAAATTACCATTTTCGGTGCAGAACCGCATCCTAACTATAATCGTATTCTGCTGTCTTCCGTACTTGCAGGTGGAGCGGATATGAACGATATCATTATTAATCAGCTGGACTGGTACACCGACAATGCCATCACGCTGCATACCGGTGACCCGGTAGTACAGATCGACTCGGCCGCACGCCGGGTAATCTCTTCCAAAGGAATCATTGCCGATTATGACGAACTGATTCTGGCAACCGGCTCCAGCGCCTTTATCCCCCCACTGCCCGGTTCGGACAAAGATGGCGTTATCGGCTTTCGGGATATCCGCGACTGCGAAACGATGATAGAGACGGCCCGTACGCATCGCAAGGCAGCCGTGATCGGCGGCGGTCTGCTCGGATTGGAAGCGGCTCGCGGACTACTCAATCTCGGTATGGATGTCACTGTTATTCATATTAATGAACATCTGATGGATCGGCAGCTCGATCGCCCGGCAGGACTGATGCTGCAGCAGGAACTGGAAGCACAGGGCATGAAGTTCCTGCTGCAAAAACGTACCGTCGAACTCACCGGCAAACGCCGGGTACAGGGACTGCGTTTCACAGATGGATCGTCGCTGGAAGCGGATCTGGTCGTCATGGCTGTCGGTATTCGCCCTAATATCCAGCTCGCGCAATCCGCTGGACTAAAGATCGGACGCGGGATTATCGTCGATGATTATATGCGTACCAGCGTACCGGGAATCTCTGCTGTCGGCGAATGCGCCGAACACCGTGGTATTGGCTATGGTCTGGTCGCTCCGCTGTATGAGCAGGGAACCGTGCTCGCCAAGCGGCTCGCCGGTGTAGAGACACTTCCTTATGAAGGATCGGTCACATCGACCAAGCTCAAGGTATCCGGTGTAGACGTCTTCTCTGCCGGCGAGTTCCAGGATACAGCGGACACCCGTTCCCTGCGGATACAGGACGATATCGACGGCATCTACAAAAAGCTGGTTATGCGAGACGGCCGACTGATCGGCGCTGTACTATTCGGAGATACCTCCGACGGTGCCTCCCTTTTTTCCCTGATCAAAAGCGGTGAATCCGTCAGTGGTCGGGAAAAGGAACTGCTCACCGGCCAGCCTGCCGCCGGCGCAGCAGCGGTTTCTCCGCTCCAGCGCCTGGAAGCAATGCCGGATGACGAGATCATCTGCGGCTGTAACGGCGTCAGCAAAGCTACAGTAGCCGATGCGGTACAGAACAAAGGCTGCACCAGTATGAAGTCGCTCAAAGCCTGTACCAAAGCTTCGGCTTCCTGCGGCGGCTGTGCTCCACTCGTGGAAGGACTGCTGCAGCTGTACGCCGGGGAAAATGCCGGCGCTGCTGTCAAAGAGGGCATCTGCGGCTGCACCTCACTCGATCGGGATGAAGTGGTATCCGAGATCCAGCGTATGGGACTCAAAACGGTCAAGGAAGTCATGCATGTGCTCGACTGGTCCGAACCCGAAGGATGCTCCAAATGCCGTCCCGCACTCAACTACTACCTGGGCATGCTGTGGCCGGGTGAATATGAAGATGAAAAGGAATCCCGCTTCACCAACGAACGCTATCACGCCAATATCCAGAAAGACGGTACCTACTCGGTCGTGCCCCGCATCTATGGCGGCGTGACTTCACCGGCCGATCTGATGAAAATCGCTGCTGTCGCGGAAAAATACAATGTGCCGCTGGTCAAATTTACCGGTGGACAGCGTCTCGATCTGCTGGGCATTCAAAAAGAAGACCTGCCGAAGATCTGGGAAGAGCTGGATATGCCATCCGGTCATGCCTACGGCAAAACACTGCGCACCGTCAAAACCTGTGTTGGGGATACCTTTTGCCGGTTCGGTACCAAGGATGCGATGGGTATGGGGATCAAGCTAGAAAAAGCGTTCGAACGCATGGATGCACCGGCCAAGGTCAAGCTGGCAGTCTCCGGCTGTCCGCGTAACTGTGCCGAATCCGGTATCAAGGATGTGGGTATCGTCGCTCTGGATGGCGCATGGGAGCTGTATGTGGGCGGTAATGGCGGCGTGAAGATTCGTGCCGGTGAGCTGCTATGTACGGTGAAAACCGAGGATGAAGTGATGGAATGGACATCTGCCTTTCTCCAGTATTATCGCGAAAGTGCCCGCTGGAATGAGCGTACGGCAGCCTGGGTCGAGCGTGTCGGTCTGGAACCGATCAAGGAGAAACTCGCGGATGAAGCGGTTCGCCAGGAACTGGTCAGCCGCCTGGAAGAGACACTGAGCTATACAACCGATCCATGGAAAAAAATTATCGACAACGACAACCTGCGCAAAAACTTTGAAGACCTGAATGGAGCAGCCGCGCTGAGCGGTTCGTCACCGGCAGGCCACTAA